GCGTGAAGGGCGCATTGGACAGGTTGATGAGCAGCACCTGGACCTCCCCCCGGTAGTCCGCGTCCACCGTTCCAGGGGAGTTGAGGCACGTCACCCCGTGGCGCAGCGCCAGTCCGGAACGGGGCCGCACCTGGCCCTCGAAGCCCGGGGGCAGCGCGAACGCCAGGCCCGTGGGCACCGCCAGCCGCTCCAGGGGCTGGAGCACCCGCTCCCCGTCAATGTCTGCCCGCAGGTCCATGCCGGCGGCCTGCTCCGTCTCATAGCGGGGCAGGGGCAGCGGGTCCGGATGCGAGCGCACCCGGCGCACGGCGACGGTCAGCGTGGAGGCCATGCGCCCACGCCCTAGCACGCGCCCCCCACTCCCTTCCACCCGACGTCACGGGTCCCCCGCGCACACCCGGGAGTGTAGCCCTCAGAGGTCGGTCGCGCCCTCCGCCACGCGCAGGGCGGTGCGAAAGCTGAAGGGATCCACGGGCCGCGCGGCCAGCTCCAACTGGTAGTGCAGGTGCGGCCCGGTGGAGCGGCCGGTGTTGCCGGACAGGGCGATGGCCTGCCCCTTCTCCACGCGCGCGCCGGCCTTCACCAGCAGCTCCGAGTTGTGGCAGTACGCCGTCGTCACGCCCCGCCCGTGGTCCAGCACCAGCACGCGGCCGTTCACCGAGTCCTCGCTCGCGCGGCGCACCACCCCGGGCGCCACCGCGGACACCGTCGTGCCCGTGCGCACCGCCAGGTCCACGCCCGTGTGCATCCGGCGCGTGCGCAGCGTCGGGTGGACGCGGTAGCCGAAGGGGCTCGTCACGTGGGCGCTCTCCGACACGGGCCACCCGAGCATCAGCGCCGTCGACAGCGCCAGCGCCTGCGCCGCCCCCACGGACGCGCCGTCGAAGCCCGGGGGAAGCTGCTTCGCCAGCCGCTCCAGCGTGGGCGCCCCACCCCCTTCCGCGTCCACGCGCTCCAGCGCGAAGCGCGCGGGCACCCGCCCCGCGAACACCGCCGTCAGCCGCGCCTCCTCCGACGGGAAGTCCCCCGCCAGCGAGTCCAGCAGGCGCCGCGTCGCCGCGAGCCCCCGGGCCGGATCCAATAGCGTCTCCGGCGCGATGCCCGCCTCGCGCGCCAGCGCCAGCGCGGGCTCGCGCGCCTTGGGCTCCAGGGACTTGAGCGCCGAGTACGTCCCCCACGCCAGGGCCTCCGCGCTCGTGGGCACCCGCGTGAGCATGGACGGAGGCAGCGCGCCCGGCGTGGGCACCGACGTGCCGCTCACCCCGTCGTAGTACGCCAGCAGCGGCCGGGCCGTGGTGCGCGTGTTGAAGGCCCAG
The Corallococcus soli DNA segment above includes these coding regions:
- the dut gene encoding dUTP diphosphatase is translated as MASTLTVAVRRVRSHPDPLPLPRYETEQAAGMDLRADIDGERVLQPLERLAVPTGLAFALPPGFEGQVRPRSGLALRHGVTCLNSPGTVDADYRGEVQVLLINLSNAPFTLRRGDRVAQLVVAPVTLAALHEVDLLEGTSRGDGGFGSTGR
- a CDS encoding M23 family metallopeptidase; protein product: MFARRARGLLDFTFALLCVWCAYHHTPAGALLRRTAAWAFNTRTTARPLLAYYDGVSGTSVPTPGALPPSMLTRVPTSAEALAWGTYSALKSLEPKAREPALALAREAGIAPETLLDPARGLAATRRLLDSLAGDFPSEEARLTAVFAGRVPARFALERVDAEGGGAPTLERLAKQLPPGFDGASVGAAQALALSTALMLGWPVSESAHVTSPFGYRVHPTLRTRRMHTGVDLAVRTGTTVSAVAPGVVRRASEDSVNGRVLVLDHGRGVTTAYCHNSELLVKAGARVEKGQAIALSGNTGRSTGPHLHYQLELAARPVDPFSFRTALRVAEGATDL